The Astyanax mexicanus isolate ESR-SI-001 chromosome 20, AstMex3_surface, whole genome shotgun sequence genome contains a region encoding:
- the hrh2b gene encoding histamine receptor H2b translates to MVSTAVQWVVLVAFIVLTIGGNVLVCLAVGTSHRLRRISNCFVVSLAVTDLLLGLLVLPLTATLELRSGRWSLGGTFCNIYICVDVMLCTASIFTLLAISVDRYLAISGPLSYSRRVTPPRVATAIGTIWAFSMTVGFVPIHLGLNTADFRVQNMVWEIGDEGDEGMTCQYEWNNNYALLDAFLTFFLPLLIMCGMYHRIFLVAREQARRIRAATPSFIRSASVAATTREHKATVTLAAVLGAFIICWLPYFIYFMYMGLRSETNPPSLIHSVVLWLGYFNSALNPILYPALNRDFRRAYSQLLRCRTAQKWAATSARTSQQERRVSNGKLQNKQEWNKIHVATHLHLQEANSDVSLEHIS, encoded by the exons ATGGTGTCCACAGCCGTCCAATGGGTGGTGCTGGTGGCCTTTATTGTGCTCACCATTGGTGGAAACGTGCTGGTGTGTCTGGCAGTAGGAACTAGCCATCGACTGAGGAGAATAAGCAACTGCTTTGTGGTGTCGTTGGCTGTAACCGACCTCCTGCTGGGTCTGTTGGTACTGCCCCTCACCGCAACCCTTGAGCTACGTAGCGGCCGCTGGTCTTTAGGGGGAACGTTCTGCAACATCTACATCTGCGTGGACGTCATGCTCTGCACTGCTTCCATCTTCACCTTGCTGGCCATCAGTGTGGATCGCTACCTGGCCATCTCCGGGCCACTCAGCTACTCCAGAAGAGTCACTCCCCCAAGAGTGGCAACAGCAATTGGCACCATCTGGGCATTCTCCATGACGGTGGGCTTTGTACCAATCCACCTAGGCCTGAACACAGCAGACTTTAGAGTGCAGAACATGGTCTGGGAGATAGGGGACGAAGGCGATGAGGGCATGACCTGCCAATATGAGTGGAATAACAACTATGCCCTGCTGGATGCCTTCTTAACCTTCTTCCTCCCCCTTCTGATCATGTGTGGGATGTACCACCGCATCTTCCTCGTGGCACGTGAGCAG GCTCGTCGTATCCGTGCTGCCACTCCCTCCTTCATACGTTCTGCATCTGTGGCGGCGACCACACGGGAGCATAAAGCTACGGTGACTCTGGCGGCCGTGCTGGGGGCCTTCATCATCTGCTGGCTTCCCTACTTCATCTACTTCATGTACATGGGCCTGAGGAGCGAGACAAACCCACCAAGCCTCATTCACTCTGTGGTGCTCTGGCTGGGTTACTTCAACTCCGCCCTGAACCCCATCCTCTACCCAGCCCTGAACCGAGATTTCCGCCGGGCCTACAGTCAGCTCCTACGCTGCAGGACTGCACAGAAGTGGGCGGCTACCTCAGCGAGAACCTCGCAGCAGGAGAGAAGAGTTTCCAATGGGAAACTCCAGAATAAACAGGAATGGAACAAGATACATGTAGCGACACATCTCCATCTGCAAGAGGCGAACAGCGACGTTAGCCTAGAACATATCAGTTAA